TGATCGACTCActggaaagaagaaaaagtttTACCTTTCTATATTGTATGACTGCAGATTTAAAATCCTTATCGTACGCGAAATACATCCCTTTGATGTCTAGTTTAGTCACGACGTTTCGCATTTTCTCCGCACCCTGCAAGATACATGATGAGAAAGAGGAGGTTGTACATTCAATTGAAGATCAAAGTGATGCTGAGATGTACAAATATAATGTAAAGTTTCAGACCATTGCTTTAAATTCTTCAGAATGAATGCACTTGATTATGCCATCGATAGTCCAATCTGGATAATGTGCAAGCCGTTTAGTCACTGGAAACAAAATCTCCATAGCTGCACGGTTACGCACCATAGCAGCCTCCTCAATAGGTTTAACGATATCCTGAAGTCGTCATTATCAACACATTAAGTTTCCAGTTGATAACAAACAAAAGCAAAACGTAAGGAAACAAATGCACCAAAGCTATATTCTACGAGTGGCATAGTAAAGAAATTAACTCCTTCAAATAAATTTGGATCTGCTTTAGCTGCAAGCAAAGACTTAAGAAATTTTGTGTCGCGATCTCTTGCTGCAGCTGACAAAGGACTTAACCCCTGGAAATACATATTCGTGTGTGCATTAGCCTGCAAGGATAGAGTACTTAAACCATGAAAAGCAATTCAGATAACGGATGTTGAAGATACAGTCCTCAATCTCTGACCGAAAATTAGACAATGGAGGTATTTCCATTTCACCAAACATACCCCAAGCAGCAATTTCAGGCATTCAAATGAGCGAGACTTGACTGCGATTACAAGTGGGGAGTCCGCAACTGCATAAAACAAATCTGGCTGCAAAATGGAAAGAAGCAAAGTgattaatttcataagattATATCATAAGTTAATACAGAAACTCACAAGATCATGGCAGTGTGATTGGCTAAAGCACCAAACTTGACATGCTAAACAAACCAAACGCGTATGAAATCAGGCAAAGTTACTACAAGAAACAAAAATGTCCTAACAACGCCATGGCAAAACAAACAATGATTTAAACAAGAAGGTTGTGCTTGCCCACATTTGCACCATGAGACAAGAGAGACTTGACAGCTTCAACATTTCCACGAGAAACAGCAATTTGTAAAGGCGTTCCATCTACACACTGTGCGTCTACAAAAGCACGGTTGCTCAGCAACAATTCCACAAGCTCCATATTACCTGAAACAAAACCAGTCAATCAAGGCATACAACAAACTATCAGCAAGATCTTTCACAGCTACAAAACCACTAACCTTTTAGAAGTGCATAGTGCAAGGCAGTGAATCCCTCAACATTTGGAAAACTAATTTTAGCACCATGTTCGATGAGAAACTCCACAATTTGGACATGTTCCCCTTTGGAAGCTTGTGCTATTGGAGTATCCACTGATGCAGTTTTACATCAAGAATCACATAGGCACTCCCAAATTTGTTCAAAATGACATAAAGTAATGCAAGAAGAAGCGAGACAGAACTCTTGTAAGTGAAGGGATCAACAGAAACTTGGACGTTCTTGATCAAGAATTTGCACATCTCAAAATGTCCGATTTCAACCGCGTGATGCAAGACGCTCCAGCCAGTGGAGAAGTCACTATATTGATCGCATATTTTGCGGAATTCCCACTCATCACCAACCTTTTTCCTAATTGCTGCCAAAATAAAACTATCAGAATCAGAAATCAAGAAAAGGGTTAAGAGATAACAAGAAAAAAGACTTCACCCTTAAGCTGGCTAAGGTTTCCACTAGCACCAGCCTCGATAATTGATGCACCAGCCTCGATAATTGATGCACCTGCCATTTTTAGCAACTCAAAAATCAATTCTTGAATGTGAAACAGAAAAGAATTTCTAATCAGTAAACTAATCAACATACCAATTTCAGAAGTAGAAGCCATGGCGTCCGAGTTGTTACAGATTGCCACACCGCATTGTTACTTCTCGAGATTTTATTCAAAATAGCTATTGCTCCTTTGGTCGCTACTAATCATCCCAATTTGAatttgttgttttcttaataTGACTAAttgtcttatttcttttttaatatgaACAATCGTCCCAATTTGTTGTTTTCTTGACATTGTCCcactaaaaataatttatttcctAAAATATAAGTAacatatctctattttatttcatactttattctctcttcatttaattcacaaaaatacggcataaaatctcgtgtcataaagcaaatgtttcatatttagtgATAAAGGGAGTACTACATTGTAATAGACCCCGTATTGGCATACTTAATAATTTTATcccactaacattttattataaaactcatactactatataatagtaggactcacatttcattaatttttttcatccactttttattatatttcttgaAATTCAAGCCATGTCAAACCGAGCCAATTAATTGCAGACGAAGGGAATACTTATTAGTTTTCAGTTTTGTAAATTGGGTCACACTTTATCGGCTAAGGTCACATATTTAAGTTTAAAGGACAAAATTTATTAATAgtcaattttcatattcataaACATAATTCTCacatttcacattttattttatttttttcaaaaatcacCTGTTTATTAAAAAGGGTTTTATTACATTGCAATTCTTCAAGTCCATAATATCTTGAATCTCTGACTTGGCCTACAAATGATATAGAGAAAGGAGAAAGGAGACAACTTCATCATCACATTAATTGATATGATTCCATTGAAAATTGAGATGAAACTGGTAGTGTGATTTGATCCAATCCAATATCATCTCTATGTTAAACATCAGCTCaaactcaaaatctcatctgaACTGCTCATCTGAGTCAACCAAACAAAGTAATCAAACAAACAAACTCTGCCACCAAAAACCAAAAACACCAAGTTACAAAAATTGCATATTTTGGTAACAAAAAAAGGTACTACTTATATTAGAATTTGTGTAGTTACCTAAATGAATGGCCTTTATCGTTGTTGTAAGGATCCAAGGAGAAGGCAAGGCTTGCCATAAGGAATTTCTTCACAGAAAAACACAATCATCAATTGTTAGATGATGAATTCATATGGTAGTCAGTTAAATCATCACTTCAATTTAACACTACCTTGAATATCACATTAGCTGCAGCATCAATCTCTCTTCGGACGGGGAGTTCTGGTATGAGTTTAAGGCATTTCTGAGCACCTAGCATAGCATGAACTCGTATATCCAACCGTGCTTCCCACATACTTATCTTTGATATCCATGTCGTGTCAGATGGAAAAAGATTAGAAACCTACGCATCGCACATATTAGTACTAGTACTTAATACACATGGCAAAGGACGAGATGATCGATCactgagaagaagaaaaagtttACCGTTCTATATTGTACGACTGCAGAGTAAAAATCCTTATTGCTCGCAAGTTGCATCCCTTTGTGGTCTAGTTCAGCCAAGAGCCATAGAATTTTCTCCCTGCCCTGCAAGATATgtgatgagagagagaggaaggttGTAAATTTGATTGAAGATCAAAGTTTCAGACCACTGCTTTATATTCTGCAGACTGAATGTGTTCGATTATGCCATCGACAGTCCAATTTGGATAATGTGCAAGCCGTTTAGTCAGTGGAAACAAAATCTCCACAGCTGCACGATTACGCACCATAGCAGCCTCCTCGATAGGTTTAATGATATCCTGAAACAAATTGAAACATAAGGAAACAAATGCAGCAAAGTTATATTCTACAAGATGAAGAATGGCTCAGTAAAGAAAGGGAAACATGGAAATTAACTTCTTCCGATAAATTCGGATCTGCTTTAGCTGCAAGCAAAGACTTAAGAAATTTTGTGTCACGATCTATTGCAGCAGCTGACAAAGGACTTAACATGTTGAAATACAGATTGGGGTTTGCATTAGCCTGCAAGGAGAAAGTACTTAAACCATGATAACTTATGAAACGAAATTCAAATACTGAATAACTGAGAAACATAGCTAAAGAAACATGAGAGATTTCCATTAGACAACACAGGTATTTCCATTTCACCAAACATACCTCAAGCAGCAATTTCAGGCATTCAAACGAGCGAGACTTGACTGCGAGTACAAGTGGGGATTTCCCAAACGTATAAAAAAGATCTGGCTGCAAAATGGAAAGCAGCAAAGGGATTAATCTCACAAGATTATACAAATTTGTGCAAAACTTGACATGCTAAACAAATCAAACTCTTACGAAATCAGTCAAAGTTACAACAAGAAACGAAAACTGTACTAATAACGCCATGGCAAAACAAGCAATGATTTAAACAAGATTCTCATAGACAAACAGGGATGAGCTTGCCCACATTTGCGCCACGAGATAAGAGAGACTTGACAGCCTGAGCATTTCCAAGAGAAGCAGCAATTTGTAAAGGTGTTCCATTTACAGACTCCGGATTTAACAAAACACTGTTGTTCCGCAACAATTCCAAAAGCTCCATATTACCTGAAACAAAACCAGTCAATTAGAACAAAGTCTTAAATTCACAGCATTCATTACTACTACAAAACCACTAACCATTTAGAATTGCATAGTGCAAGGGAGTGAATCCCTCAACATTTGGAAGATTAAATCTAGCACCATGTCGGATGAGAAACTCCACAATTTTGGCATGTCCCGTTTTGGCAGCTAGTGTTATAGGAGTATCAACTGATGCAAACAATTCATCAAGAATCACATAGGCACTCCCAATTTTGTTCAAATTAACATAAACATTGCAAGAAGAAacgagagagatagagagagaacgCTTGTAAGTCAAGGGATCAACAAAAACTTGAACTTTCTTGACCAAGAATTTGCACATCTCAAAATGTCCGATTCCAACCGCGTGATGCAAGACACTCCAGCCAGTGGAAAAGTCAGTATATTGATCGCATATTTTGCTGAATTCCCAATCATCGCCAACTTTTTTTCTAATTGCTACGACCCCACAATGAAAAAACAACTATCAAAATCAGACATTctaaaaaatcaagaaaaagggGGAAGAAATTGACAAGCAAAATGGCTTCACCCTTAAGCTGGTTGAGGTTTCCAGTGGCACCAGCCTCGATAATCGATGCAgctgcattttttatttttgtcaattGTAAAATGAATTATCGAAGCGCCACGCACACACACATAGCTGCAATCGAGCATGCATCCCAAGAAAGTGAAACAGATACGGTGTTCGAATCGAATAAACTTACCAATTTCAGAAGTAGAATCCATGGCGTTCGAGACACTTGGGTTGAATCGATTTTACCTTGTATACGGATTGCCGCCAGAAATATGCACGGCATTGTTACTTCACTtctcaatattttattttattttattttttcgttAATATttaagagcatccccaacggTAGTGGAATGCTGCtcgtccgtccttgccgctggcaaggacgcgcTCCGCCGCcactgcgctcttgccgctggcacggacgtgctcttagctaagagcacggtCGTGCCTGCGGCAAGAGCACAAGGcgtcgacgtggcatgctctgattggcccgttgatttatcattttttattattatttttttaaaaaaaatcgaaaaaatctgaaaatttcaaaattaattaaaaaaatattgtctcacttcctaataaaatatatccatttttttcacacttttaatttttttttcatcatttttaccccaaaattcatactttcatctataaatactctcatttcaaaacaaaaaatgacactatactaaacaactctctcaatctcaatttttaggattttaattatgtaatttttaatttttaggagtttaattatgtaatttttaatttttaggattttaattatgtcttttttattttatttgtaatttgtattatttattgtggtttttaatgaattttaatattatggaaatgtttttgtttaattgaattttaaattgaattgtgctcgttcttgcggaagagcacagctgtgggtgttgtg
This DNA window, taken from Salvia splendens isolate huo1 chromosome 18, SspV2, whole genome shotgun sequence, encodes the following:
- the LOC121776144 gene encoding ankyrin-1-like isoform X3, which gives rise to MDSTSEIAASIIEAGATGNLNQLKAIRKKVGDDWEFSKICDQYTDFSTGWSVLHHAVGIGHFEMCKFLVKKVQVFVDPLTYKRSLSISLVSSCNVYVNLNKIGSAYVILDELFASVDTPITLAAKTGHAKIVEFLIRHGARFNLPNVEGFTPLHYAILNGNMELLELLRNNSVLLNPESVNGTPLQIAASLGNAQAVKSLLSRGANPDLFYTFGKSPLVLAVKSRSFECLKLLLEANANPNLYFNMLSPLSAAAIDRDTKFLKSLLAAKADPNLSEEDIIKPIEEAAMVRNRAAVEILFPLTKRLAHYPNWTVDGIIEHIQSAEYKAVGREKILWLLAELDHKGMQLASNKDFYSAVVQYRTVSNLFPSDTTWISKISMWEARLDIRVHAMLGAQKCLKLIPELPVRREIDAAANVIFKKFLMASLAFSLDPYNNDKGHSFR
- the LOC121775969 gene encoding ankyrin repeat and SOCS box protein 7-like, which translates into the protein MASTSEIGASIIEAGASIIEAGASGNLSQLKAIRKKVGDEWEFRKICDQYSDFSTGWSVLHHAVEIGHFEMCKFLIKNVQVSVDPFTYKMDTPIAQASKGEHVQIVEFLIEHGAKISFPNVEGFTALHYALLKGNMELVELLLSNRAFVDAQCVDGTPLQIAVSRGNVEAVKSLLSHGANPDLFYAVADSPLVIAVKSRSFECLKLLLGANAHTNMYFQGLSPLSAAARDRDTKFLKSLLAAKADPNLFEGDIVKPIEEAAMVRNRAAMEILFPVTKRLAHYPDWTIDGIIKCIHSEEFKAMGAEKMRNVVTKLDIKGMYFAYDKDFKSAVIQYRKATNLRPDNTTLISKLSMCEARLGLRIYALLAARKCIGLMPEQPVLVRGEIDDAANVIIKKFLMAALAFSLDPYNKDAGHSFRVALFDYFVWLTQMSSPDEILSLS
- the LOC121776144 gene encoding ankyrin-1-like isoform X2, whose product is MDSTSEIAASIIEAGATGNLNQLKAIRKKVGDDWEFSKICDQYTDFSTGWSVLHHAVGIGHFEMCKFLVKKVQVFVDPLTYKRSLSISLVSSCNVYVNLNKIGSAYVILDELFASVDTPITLAAKTGHAKIVEFLIRHGARFNLPNVEGFTPLHYAILNGNMELLELLRNNSVLLNPESVNGTPLQIAASLGNAQAVKSLLSRGANPDLFYTFGKSPLVLAVKSRSFECLKLLLEANANPNLYFNMLSPLSAAAIDRDTKFLKSLLAAKADPNLSEEDIIKPIEEAAMVRNRAAVEILFPLTKRLAHYPNWTVDGIIEHIQSAEYKAGREKILWLLAELDHKGMQLASNKDFYSAVVQYRTVSNLFPSDTTWISKISMWEARLDIRVHAMLGAQKCLKLIPELPVRREIDAAANVIFKKFLMASLAFSLDPYNNDKGHSFRVCLFDYFVWLTQMSSSDEILSLS
- the LOC121776144 gene encoding ankyrin-1-like isoform X4 produces the protein MDSTSEIAASIIEAGATGNLNQLKAIRKKVGDDWEFSKICDQYTDFSTGWSVLHHAVGIGHFEMCKFLVKKVQVFVDPLTYKLDTPITLAAKTGHAKIVEFLIRHGARFNLPNVEGFTPLHYAILNGNMELLELLRNNSVLLNPESVNGTPLQIAASLGNAQAVKSLLSRGANPDLFYTFGKSPLVLAVKSRSFECLKLLLEANANPNLYFNMLSPLSAAAIDRDTKFLKSLLAAKADPNLSEEDIIKPIEEAAMVRNRAAVEILFPLTKRLAHYPNWTVDGIIEHIQSAEYKAVGREKILWLLAELDHKGMQLASNKDFYSAVVQYRTVSNLFPSDTTWISKISMWEARLDIRVHAMLGAQKCLKLIPELPVRREIDAAANVIFKKFLMASLAFSLDPYNNDKGHSFRVCLFDYFVWLTQMSSSDEILSLS
- the LOC121776144 gene encoding ankyrin-1-like isoform X1; its protein translation is MDSTSEIAASIIEAGATGNLNQLKAIRKKVGDDWEFSKICDQYTDFSTGWSVLHHAVGIGHFEMCKFLVKKVQVFVDPLTYKRSLSISLVSSCNVYVNLNKIGSAYVILDELFASVDTPITLAAKTGHAKIVEFLIRHGARFNLPNVEGFTPLHYAILNGNMELLELLRNNSVLLNPESVNGTPLQIAASLGNAQAVKSLLSRGANPDLFYTFGKSPLVLAVKSRSFECLKLLLEANANPNLYFNMLSPLSAAAIDRDTKFLKSLLAAKADPNLSEEDIIKPIEEAAMVRNRAAVEILFPLTKRLAHYPNWTVDGIIEHIQSAEYKAVGREKILWLLAELDHKGMQLASNKDFYSAVVQYRTVSNLFPSDTTWISKISMWEARLDIRVHAMLGAQKCLKLIPELPVRREIDAAANVIFKKFLMASLAFSLDPYNNDKGHSFRVCLFDYFVWLTQMSSSDEILSLS